Genomic segment of Streptomyces roseifaciens:
CGGCGCCTGGCTGACGACCGTGACCGGCCGCATCTGCCTGGACCTGCTCGGCTCGGCGCGGGCCCGCCGTGAACGCTATGTCGGCGCGTGGCTGCCCGAGCCGCTGCCCGACCGCACCGAGTGGGAGCATGCGGGCGGCCCCGGCGCCGCCGGGCATGCGGACCCCGCCGACCAGATCGTTCTGGACGAGTCGGTGACCATGGCCTTCCTCGTCGTCCTGGAGTCGATGACACCCGCCGAGCGGGTGGCGATCGTCCTGCACGACGTCTTCCGGTATCCCTTCGCCGAGATCGCCGGCGTTCTCCATCGCACCCCTGCGGCCTGCAAACAGCTGGCGGCCTCCGCCCGGAAGCGGGTGAGCGCCGCGCCCGCTCCGGCGTCGGCCACCGGCCAGACGGACGTGGTGAGGCAGGTCAAAGAGGCATGGGAGAACAAGGACATCGTAGCCCTCGTCGCCCTCCTCAACCCGGCTGCCGTGATGACCGCCGACGGCGGCGGCATGGTCGGCACCATCCTGCGGCCGCTCGAGGGCGGCGCGCGCATCGCCCAGTACATGGTCGCCATAGCCGATAAAGCCCCGGGGCTCGAACTCCTGGAGCGGTCGGTCAACGGTGCGCCGGGGCTAGTGGCCCGAAGAGCCGGCATCGTCATGACCGTGGCCTCCTTCGACTTCTCCGACGGGCGCGTCACCCGGATCTGGGTGGTCCGCAACCCGGA
This window contains:
- the sigJ gene encoding RNA polymerase sigma factor SigJ, with the translated sequence MRTVGAGVDEIAGERRQLINVAYRLLGSLAEAEDAVQDAYARWYGLPRSRQEEILSPGAWLTTVTGRICLDLLGSARARRERYVGAWLPEPLPDRTEWEHAGGPGAAGHADPADQIVLDESVTMAFLVVLESMTPAERVAIVLHDVFRYPFAEIAGVLHRTPAACKQLAASARKRVSAAPAPASATGQTDVVRQVKEAWENKDIVALVALLNPAAVMTADGGGMVGTILRPLEGGARIAQYMVAIADKAPGLELLERSVNGAPGLVARRAGIVMTVASFDFSDGRVTRIWVVRNPEKLRPWAEAGRSVAG